Genomic window (Gadus macrocephalus chromosome 13, ASM3116895v1):
tagatatatatatagatatatatagattgaCTTTCTACATTTTGTAGAAAAATAGTTAACAATATTTGTTACCGTGCTCTGCCTGTTTTGCATCACCTGCTCTTTAAGTACAACTTCCTCAAGTGCACACTTGTATTATTACTCGCTCGTCGTCGGTGTCCAGGTCAGGTCTTTTTGCACAGGAGTTAATTCTTGGTAAAGCTGTGAGTCATTTGCTTGGAAATAATTTGCCTCAAGTACTACCTCCCTCGATGACCCTTCAGAAAAACGCTCTGACAATAGCCGCTATTTACTTTGCTTTACACTCTTAATGACATATGCATACAAGATAGGGTGGTGAACATGTTGTCCCCCTTCATTATATTCCTCACTATGCTCCACAATTATTACTTGTTCAATTTCACACACAATAGATGAGAAAACCCCCTTAAActacacacacagttcaaaccACTTCATATTTTTTGAACAGTCCTTAAAATCGCCGATCCTTCACAACAAAGGAAGTTTGGCTCACCTGATAGCACgcatgacacgcacacacacacgcacacgcgcacacagtgCGCGCGCACAAAGTGCATGCGCAGGCCATGACAAACTGACTTTCTTGTTCTGCTCATGCATTCCTGCCTTACATGATTGCAGTGGGTGTGGTAGGAGAGACTTTGGCTGCTGGCAGCAGGTGAAGTACATGAATTTTATTGTTATAGGTGATTGAAGTACCTTTGGGATGATATAATTAATGTAGCACATGCGTTGAGGTAACCCCTGTGTGAAGAACACGCTGTTCAGtataaagaagagagaaaaGACACATTAGCGCGAAGGTCAAACGGTCATTGAAGTATGCTTTATATTTTACTCTCCCTCCTGGTCACGAGAAAAGAATACCTTGCTAGAGACGACGTTTTGATATAATGTCTCAACATGTTTACATTATACACTgatttttttgttatatttaatCTTAATATATTGACATGTCTTGAGAATAAAAACGACATCAAATGAAGATTATGGTTGTACTTTCATTGAGAAATAACTGACATTCTCTGCTGTGGTATAAAAACATGCACTGGGAGAGTTAAGAGAGTGTACAGTATTTAACAAAGAAACTGTCATTATGTATGGTTGATCGATCTATAGTCttttaaaaaggaaaacaaaataaaacaacttaTTTATGAACCTGTTGGATTTCGATgtgtgatattttttttttctcctccaagTGTGATTCAGCTGTATGGCCTGTTCCATCATCGCCCACATGCCTTCCAGTGGCTGGCCACACTCCAGGTACACCACAGAGTCTTAAACAGACACAGGCAGGTTACCTTCCGCTTCCTGGTCACAGCTAGGTGCTTTACAGCTGCTGGAGCCACGGCTCAAATAGCAGCTGGCATAATGTCCAGGTTAAGTGTTTTACAATGCTGGGGAGTGCCTTTTATTCTTGACTTTTGTCCGTGCGGTTCCACATGAATATCAACAGGGATGGGTTCAGTTCAGTTAGACTGAGTTAAAGGGAAGAGTTTGAAATGTAGAATGTACTTTTACGTCACAACGTTGCCATGGTGGTGTTGCGCCCATTTTGCGCTTTCTTAACAAAGGCAGTGACCATTTCTGTAGGTATGGTGCGCTGATAATATTGGATTGTGTCTCTGAATAGAACAAAAGCAACAGTGTCATCTATGTAGGCCAAGCCTTTAACCTGCTTCAGTCTTGACTTAGCCAACAGCTGACATAATGGGTCGTGAACATGGCTTCCTGTTTTATTATCAGCCCAATTTGCATTACAAATTGTTGCTTGTGAGGTAAGTAGGTCATGTTATTATATTGAGAGTAACATATACAGATATTAAAGTTGTTGAATGTAAATGCTTCATATAAATAAAAGGCACATCATCCTCTTCATATTGATTTTTGAACTTCTGGCGAGTCATATTTAAAGCTATGTGATTTGTAACAGATTAATGTGATTGGGACCTATAAACTGTGATTTATGAGCTATGGATTGTAACTATGCTTGCAGTAATGAGGACTAAATGTAATAGTTTTTAACCATTTCTTCACAGAATTCTAGTTTGCCATTTGCTCTTTCAGATTTTACCAATTTTAGCAACAACTCTGATAAGTATAAGTTTAACTTCAAAATAGGTCTGAAACCCTAATCCTGAAACATTTTATGATGAGCTCAATTTCATTATCAGTTGGGCGTCTTGGTTGTTGCATTATTAATTGTTATATGACCTCTGCTGATTAATCTGAATGGACTGAGCAAAGAGGAATTATTCCCTTCCTTTTGCCTTCAATGTTTGGCTCTCTATAACACGAGTAGTAGGCCTAAATCGTACAATAATAAGGAAATACAAACATTAATTTCCATACCATAACAAATACTGGCAGCAAATATGGCAGTAGAAATTCCAATTATCTACTGCTTTAACTACCACTAGTACTTGCTATATATAGAAAGTATCTGTTTAATAATGCACATTATTTGAAAATTACTATTTGCTAATTTACAAATTgtaattgtattaataataacACATCATTGTCCTTAGTTGTTGTCGTTATAAGCAGTGGTACTTGTATGTATGAATAGTGAAGCGGTTAGGCCTACATGACGAGGTCCTTCCAGTCAGAATATCGTCAAATCATATTCTAATGGAACATTTGCGCACTCTGGTGGACAATGGGTGCTGTGTGGATACAATTACAGAGAATGTATCTGAAATGCGAAATggtaattatttattaatttagtaaAGCTTTCAACCAAGGCAAtttacatttaattattttaagaaaCCTCTACATTGAGGAcactggggtttgaacccagaacatcTCTGTGAAGGCAAAAACCCTTATCTCATCCCCCCGGACCATAATTGGATTCACATTGTATATTGTATTATAACGTGTATTGGGTACAGGTTTTGGAAAGAAACAGCTGTTGGCCTGCTCTTTTAATTCAATCTTAGTCTTAGTTGGAACTTTACAGGCCATAATACACTTGATGagttttaaaggcataaaacgACATTGTTAGAATTGTACATCAATAATTTCATATCAGTGTAGCCCTTAAGCAAGCAAGAAACTTGTTATTTAGATTACCAATGTCTTTAAATACACatgaacataaataaaaatgaaaaataattcGAAACAAGTTATTTTGATTGACAATGATTATAGATACTCatgaacataaataaaaaggaaaatgaTTCACATATTTGGAGGAGGCAGGTGATAGTGATGTTTCCATTTGCTCTACAGTTCACCTTTTTATGACTGAAGTGTGACATGGTGCAGGTTTAAATCAATACATCAAATACTTATAATAGGTGCAAACTACATTACAGTAACCAGTGTTAAGAATTTCTGGTCCTGGACTTAGATGGGGACTGGTGTCTCATCCCTCTTCATATGTACCTGAGGGAATATATTAGACATATTAGTATTGTATTAGTACAAactattaaaacacacacacgcacgcgcgcgcgcgagcGCACACTTAGAAAGTTTTCATTTACCAAGAATCGCATCGTCTCTTCTTAAACCAAAGAACCCCAACGATGGTCACCAGTAGCAGGAGAACCGCAGCCAGCGACCCGAACAAGGCCCCATAGAACCCCGCCCCCCAGCGGAAGGATTCACAACGAGGGCCGTAGTACTGCTGGAGGGCGGATGACTGGCACCTGCATGTGAACAGAAACATGGTAAAATAGATTCAAAGGGATTCTAATTGTATTCATGCCGTCCAATTTAAATCCTTGTGCGTTTTTTGTGTTGATCCTACCGACAGATAGGACCATCCTTAATGTGATTCAGACATTCTCCATGTTGATGACAGTAGCCGGGGATTCTTTTACAAGGTCCCACACACTCCCAGCGACCGTTGTTCAATTTTGCGGTGTAGTTGGCATACTGGCAGTTCACATATGGCTCCAAGTCAGTGGCGTCTGTTGAGAGGAAGAGAACTATAAATATTGTCGGTTTTTAACAAAAAATACTTGTAATAAATAACGCCACTCACTTCTAATGACGGTTGGTTGCAAGAGAAGACCATTGAGCTCGATAGTGACATTCCCGAAGGCCTGACCTATCGTGTTGAGGGCAAGTGGATCGAAGATTTCCATCAATTCGTCATCAATTTCACTGTTGAGGAACTGGATGTGGCTTTCATTGTTTGGATAGTTGTATTCAACTATAATCTCAGCGATGACAGACCCTGCTCTACGcaacagagacagaacaagtaaacaaacacaaatcaagtcaaagacaacagcagcagcaatggCATGCGACGTAGATGTTTGTCGTCTTAAATCAATGACCCAAAGCAAATGAAAGAAATGACCATGAGATATTTTACTTTAATTTCACAATCCTGACTTGTTTGAACTGGTGCGCGTCTGCCATTTTGCACAGAGGTTCGAGCTGGAGAGAAGCAGAAACAAATAAACGAATTTTAGCCTTTATTTGCAGTCAGGAGAATTCTGAATAGAATATTATTACTGAACTTCAATTGGTTATCTATTATATGTAGTATGATAATTATAATcctcattattattgttattaatattattattattattagtgtaagtagtagtcgtagtagtagtataatTATCAAAGACCCTACCTTAGTTGTCAGAgtgtggatgaattgctgagATTGGGGAGAGTTTATATCATTGAAGTCCTCCTCAAATGTGGCACCGATTGTAAGGGAAAAGTTTGCCTTTCTTTTTGGCAATGCCTCATCATCTAGATAGAAATATACCAACAAAACAATGAACTTTAATATACAATAATTTTGAATCTAATATATATGCTGAATGTAGCCAAATCAAACTTTTTATAGTCTAACCAGCCAATGGACTGAATGAGGAGTAAACCATGACACTGTAGGTAAACCCTCACCAATGAAGACTGCTGATACGTTCTGCCCAAGGAAACAGGTATCTCCATAGGTATAATCTGCACAGTGACACTGGCATTGGCCAAGCGCGGGGTTGAACCCACAAGGGCTCCCACTGCACTGGCAGTCCCCTGCTGCACAATCAGGGCTGGTGGTGTTCTTCTCGGGAGTTgaaaatggagtgtcatttgttgTGGAGGGGGAAAAACTGATGGTCGAATTTGTAATGACTTTATGTGTTGTTTCTGTAAAGGGGTGAACTGTAGATGTTGACGTGTTTAGTACgggtgttggtatgtgtgtggtgcTGCTAGTTgatatttggtttgttttatgACTTTGAGTTGTAGGCAATATTGTTGACCTTGTGATTGTATTGTCTGTTGTCTGAACAGTTGACATTTGAGATGAATGAACTGCTGTTGAAGAAGATTGTAATCCTGCAGAATTATTTGTAACTAttgatgttgtttgtggttcTTCTGTCGTGGAACTTATATTATCTGCAGTGGACGATGATGGAGAACTGCTGAATGAAGTCACAACAGTACTTTTTGTATCAGTTCCCGTTGCAGATTTCATTGTTGTCATCTTTGATGCTGATGTGATAGTCACGTCTATAAAAGCAGTAGATTCTCTACTGTCTGTTGTTAAATTGGTAGgagtttgtgatgaatcaagtGAAGTTGTAGAAGATGAAGATTCTGCCGGTTGACTTGTAGttagtgatgttgtttgtggttcTTTGGTTGTTAAACTATTATTATCTGCagtggaagatgatggagaactgCTGAATGAAGTCCTTACTGTACTTTTCGTatcagttcctgttacagaTTTCATAGTTGTCATCTTTGATTCAGATGTCATGGTCACATTTGTAGAAGTAGTAGATTCTCTATTGTCTGTTGTTGGAACAGAAGaagtttgtgatgaatcaactgcagttgaagaagataaagattctGATGGTccatttgtaactagtgatgttgtttgtggtttCTCTTTCGTGGAACTAATATTATCTGCAGTGGAAATCGGTGGAGAATTGCTGAATGAAGTCCTTGCTGTACTTGTTCCATGAGTACCTGTTTCAGAATTCGTAGCTGTCATCTTTGATACTGTTGTCATTGTCAAATCTCTAGCAGCAGTAGATACTCTATTGTCTGTTGTTGGAACAGAAGAAGCTCGTGATGAATCCACTGCAgttgaagaagataaagattctgcaggatcatttgtaactagtgatgttgtttgtggttcGTCCATCGTGGAACCAATATTTTCTGCagtggaagatgatggagaactgctgactgaagtcacaaatgtactgttcgtatcagttcctgttacagaTTTCATAGTTGTAATCTTTGATTCAGATGTCATGGTCACATTTGTAGAAGTAGTAGATACTATATTGTCTGTTGTTGGAACAGAAGAAGTTTGTGATGAATCTACTGTAGTTGAAGGAGATAACGATTCTGCCGGatcatttgtaactagtgatgaTGTTTGTGGTTCTTCGGTTGTTAAACTATTATTATCTGCAGTGGAAGATGAGGTAGAAACGCTGAATGAAGTCCTTCCTGTACTTGTTGCATAAGTATCTGTTTCAGATTTGGTAGTTGTCATCTTTGATGCTGATGTGATAGTCACGTCTGTTGAAGCAGGAGATTCTCTATTGTCTGTTGTTGAAATGGCAGGAGTTTGTGATGAAACAGCTGCGGTGGAAGGAGATGAAGATTCCGCTGGTTtatttgtaactagtgatgttttttctgttttttctgttGTGGAACCAATATTATCTGCAGTGGAAGATGATTGAGCACTGCTGACTGAAGACACAACTGTACTTTTCGTATCAGTTCCTGATACAGATTTCATAGTTGTCATCTTTGATTCAGATGTCATGGTCACATTTGTAGTAGCAGTAGATTCTCTATTATCTGTTGTTGGAACAGAAGAAGTTTGTGATGAATCCACTGCAgttgaagaagataaagattctgccggatcatttgtaactagtgatgttgtttgtggttcATCTGTCATGGAACCATTATTTTCTGCagtggaagatgatggagaactgctgactgaagtcacaaatgtacttttcgcatcagttcctgttacagaTTTCATAGTTGTGATCTTTGATTCAGATGTCATGGTCACATTTGTAGAAGTAGTAGATTCTCTATTGTCTGTTGTTGGAACAGAAGAAGTTTGTGATGAATAAACTGCAgttgaagaagataaagattctGATGGTccatttgtaactagtgatgttgtttgtggttcGTCTTTCGTGGAACTAATTTTATCTGCAGTGGAAATCGGTGGAGAACTGCTGAATGAAGTCCTTGCTGTACTTGTTTCATGAGTACCTGTTACAGAATTCGTAGTTGTCATCTTTGATGCTGTTGTCATTGTCACATTTGTAGAAGTAGTAGATTCTCTATTGTCTGTCGTTGGAACAGAAGAAGTTTGTGATGAATCTACTGCAGTTGAAGAAAATAAAGATTCTGATGGTccatttgtaactagtgatgttgtttgtggtATGTCTTTCGTGGAACTATTATTATCTGCAGTGGAAATCGGTGGAGAACTGCTGAATGAAGACACAACTGTACTTTTCGTatcagttcctgttacagaTTTCATAGTTGTCATCTTTGATTCAGATGTCATGGTCACATTTGTAGTAGCAGTAGATTCTCTATTATCTGTTGTTGGAACAGAAGAAGTTTGTGATGAATCCACTGCAgttgaagaagataaagattctgccggatcatttgtaactagtgatgttgtttgtggttcATCTGTCATGGAACCATTATTTTCTGCagtggaagatgatggagaactgCTGACTGAAGTCACAAATGTGCTTTTCATATCAGTTCCTGGTTTGTCTGTCGTTGAACTAATATTATCTGCAGTGGAAATCGGTGGAGAACTGCTGAATGAAGTCCTTGCTGTACTTATTCCATGAGTACCTGTTTCAGAATTCGTAGTCCTCTTTGATGCTGTTGTCATTGTCACATCTGTAGAAGCAGTTGATACTCTATTGTCTCTTGTTGGAACAGAAGACGCTTGTGATGAATCCACTGCAgttgaagaagataaagattctGCAGGATCATTTGTAACTTGTGATGTTGTATGTGGTTCGTCTGTCGTGGAACCAATATTTTCTGCAGTGGAAGATGGTGGGGAACTGCTGACTGAAGTCACAACTGTACTTTTCGTatcagttcctgttacagaTTTCATAGTTGTCATCTGTGATTCAGATGTCATGGTCACATTTGTAGTAGCAGTAGATTCTCTATTGTCTGTTGTTGGAACGGAAGAAGTTTGTGATGAATCTACTGCAGTTGAAGAAATTAAAGATTCTGATGGTccatttgtaactagtgatgttgtttgttgttctttGGTTGTTGAACTATTATTATCTGCAGTGGAAGATGAGGTAGAAACGCTGAATGAAGTCCTTCCTGTACTTGTTGCATAAGTACCTGTTTCAGATTTGGTAGTTGTCTTCTTTGATGCTGATGTGATAGTCACGTCCGTTGAAGCAGGAGATTCTCTATTGTCTGTTGTCGAAATGGCAGGAGTTTGTGATGAAACAGCTGCTGTGGAAGGAGATGAAGATTCCGCTGGTTtatttgtaactagtgatgttttttcagttttttctgTCGTGGAACCAATATTATCTGCAGTGGAAGATGATTGGGCACTGCTGACTAAAGTCACAACTGTACTTTTCGTatcagttcctgttacagaTTTCATTGTTGTCATCTTTGATTCAGATGTCATGGTCACATTTGTAGAAGCAGTAGATTCTCTATTGTCTGTTGTTGGAATAGAAGaagtttgtgatgaatcaactgcagttgaagaagataaagattctgccggatcatttgtaactagtgatgttgtttgtggatcgtCTGTCGTGGAACCAATATTTTCTGCagtggaagatgatggagaactgCTGACTGAAGTCTCAACTGAACTTTTTATatcagttcctgttacagaTTTCATTGTTGTCATCTTTGATGCTGATGTGATAGTCACGTCTTTAAAAGCAGTAGATTCTCTACTGTCTGTTGTTAAAATGGTAGgagtttgtgatgaatcaagtGAAGTTGTAGAAGATGAAGATTCTGCCGGatcatttgtaactagtgatgttgtttgtggttcTTCGGTTGTTAAACTATTATTATCTGCagtggaagatgatggagaactgctgactgaagtcacaactgtacttttcgtatcagttcctgttacagaTTTCATAGTTGTCATCTGTGATTCAGATGTCATGGTCACATTTGTAGTAGCAGTAGATTCTCTATTGTCTGTTTTTGGAACAGAAGaagtttgtgatgaatcaactGCAGTTGAAGGAGATAACGATTCTGCCTGATaatttgtaactagtgatgttgtttgtggatc
Coding sequences:
- the LOC132470439 gene encoding mucin-3A isoform X1, which encodes MTTMKSATGTDTKSTVVTSFSSSPSSSTADNISSTTEEPQTTSIVTNNSAGLQSSSTAVHSSQMSTVQTTDNTITRSTILPTTQSHKTNQISTSSTTHIPTPVLNTSTSTVHPFTETTHKVITNSTISFSPSTTNDTPFSTPEKNTTSPDCAAGDCQCSGSPCGFNPALGQCQCHCADYTYGDTCFLGQNVSAVFIDDEALPKRKANFSLTIGATFEEDFNDINSPQSQQFIHTLTTKLEPLCKMADAHQFKQVRIVKLKAGSVIAEIIVEYNYPNNESHIQFLNSEIDDELMEIFDPLALNTIGQAFGNVTIELNGLLLQPTVIRNATDLEPYVNCQYANYTAKLNNGRWECVGPCKRIPGYCHQHGECLNHIKDGPICRCQSSALQQYYGPRCESFRWGAGFYGALFGSLAAVLLLLVTIVGVLWFKKRRCDSWYI
- the LOC132470439 gene encoding mucin-4 isoform X2, producing MKKWIPSWIFHWKKISVTVILVAVTIITVSASVVFVHRERDDEALPKRKANFSLTIGATFEEDFNDINSPQSQQFIHTLTTKLEPLCKMADAHQFKQVRIVKLKAGSVIAEIIVEYNYPNNESHIQFLNSEIDDELMEIFDPLALNTIGQAFGNVTIELNGLLLQPTVIRNATDLEPYVNCQYANYTAKLNNGRWECVGPCKRIPGYCHQHGECLNHIKDGPICRCQSSALQQYYGPRCESFRWGAGFYGALFGSLAAVLLLLVTIVGVLWFKKRRCDSWYI